From the Cydia splendana chromosome 6, ilCydSple1.2, whole genome shotgun sequence genome, the window TACGTTTAACTGGTCAAgtttaaatctaaatctatttaaaagaaaattaaaggCAGAGCTAATTGAAAAATCATATTATAAGATGCAAAATTTTTTCAATGAAAAATTTTATGTAAtcctatttaaaaaataaattaataatgtattataaCGACATATAAGATGGAAATCTATTTTGTATTAACTCTCTTCCTGTTCCATAATTTTTGACTATATAACattatacctaattatttttattacttatttaaatcaGTAATAATATGCATGCACTAGATTAAGTAGTTAACTAGGTTAAACAAACTCTAATTTTCACATGCCTAACGGCCGAATGTATTAAGGTTCAATATCATTATTGTAACATCTCATGTAACATATGTTCTTGTGAATAAAtgacaattcaattcaattataatttttatagaagtttgacgtttaaaataacacttgcactgcgtgtgctatcaaaatcgttgcaaacttttcttggtctaactctaccttcCCACCCTTTGTCAAGTCATGTAACTCATGTTACGTATTAAGACCGTACGTAAGTACTAAATAAGTAGTGGcgtattaaagtacctaatttaGTTGTATGACGGACTTGCATTATTCTGCTTCTGTTACAGCAGTCACGTGCTAGTTCTTATATAATCTAATGTAAGCAAACGAAACTGTTTGCAAACATGTTTTCCTTTCAACCTTTAAACACCCGGTATTTTGCAAACTTCTACTTTTGCCAGGAAATGTCAGATTCAGTAGAACGTAATCGTTTCTACGTTTAACTGGTCAAGTTTACAGCTTAAAGAAATGACTGAAATCATTTAAGTTTAACCACGGAGTTTGAAAGCGAATACCGGAGCGAAGCGAATAGCGGAGTTTGAACTAAATATCTTAAAGATTTTATatcataattaatttaaatatttagtgTTTAAAATGAGTGAAACAAAGTTAAAGTTACAAATTGTCTTAATAGTTTTAAGTATAGTTTGGAAAGGTCTTCATGCGGTAGATgactgtaagtatttttttaaatacaagtttTAAGCATTGTTGTTATTAGGATAGGGtatcaataggtacttacttacttatttactcGCACTCACAAGATATTAATACGAGCGCGACGCattaatattgaaataaaattgataCGCCTGGGAGGCTGTGCGGCGTTGCCTTTGATCGGATGCTGATCGATCCTTTATGTGTGCTCCAACCTTAAGTAAAAACATGATTTAGGCGTGTACAAATACAAACCTTATCTCCAACATTAAGAGTGCAAACTAActtgtgtacctacctaataccttTTTACTAACTCGTTTCCACTAAAATTCTGCGGCAACCGCCATCTGCAAACTATTCTCTTTACATCAGGATCCTATCCTGATCTTCCAACACAGGAAGCTCTTTTGCGCTTTGGAGTCGATAGGTACCCGTTGTCCGattgaattattttactttCTACGACAGGTGGGAAATATTGATCAGATTGTTAACATACATTTCATCTACACACTAATTTAAGCCAAGGGCAACAGTGCAAtgccataattattataaacagACAGCTCTACATGACCCTTTGGTAAAAGTTTATGGcaacttataaagttattgagtCAGTACTAGAAATGTGATCGACCAATGTTGCAGCGCTGCTGTTCAGCGTGACCCGTCCACCACGTTACTTCGGCATTCTGCAAGATCACCGCGGGCAACCGCTCTCCGTTGAAGTCTCCGAGGAGTACATGGACCAGGACTACATAGCCACTAACAGGTGACTGACACACAAATATATGTACAACATGACTTGTTCATAAATAGATATGCGATTGTTGTTTCTGCAAGACCAAAGGAATATGACTTGCATGACATTAGGTACCCGCACATGTTGGACTTAACTTTTAAAGACTGGGGCTGGAATCATAGGTCCAAGACTCTGATCCCTTTATAATTTGATTATTCGTTTAAAAGGTGACACATTCTAACTtgctaatttttatttatttcaggaaGAGGCATAAGATGAATTGGAACAAGTGAGTACGATGATGAAAAATTGATCTAGCCAGATTTGGTTGGGAGAAAATCCTTTTTCAGGCTTTTCTGTTATCAAGTTATTGTTGTCTTTGCTTTTACAAATTAACACTTCCCTTGCCAGTACGAGTATAACTGTACCCCGGTAATAAAATGGTGTCATTTTCAGGAACCCCATGGACATCGAAGATTTCGATGACGATGACACAGAAGAAATCTTCGATGACAAGGATAAAGATGTCAAAGTGCCCAACTTGCAGGCTGGTCCAGTGTAGGAGCGTGTTATGTTTAAGGCCGACATGAGTGAACCTTGTTCCATTGTAGTGAAAATCTGTTTTCGATGATATAAACACATCATTTTTAGTTATCTGCAGTTATATACCTGTGACACCGCTCTCCCACCTTCGTCACCGGGCACGGCATTCTCCTGCCAGCTATGCAGTCGCGGCTGCCGCTCTTGCATTGGACTTACCTACTAGTCATTTGCGGAAGTGCCGCACTCTTATGGACTCTGTTTGATTCATCATTTTATTGATgtacaggccaatgatgataCCTCCTCCTCGCGTTTGTTCCTCATCGCTGAGGATCTTGAAACCCCCGTGGAATCAGTTTCTCTTTGACAGTGTCCAGCCATCTGACCATGTTTTTAGCATCGTGAAGCGTGACGTGCAGTTGGA encodes:
- the LOC134791849 gene encoding uncharacterized protein LOC134791849, with amino-acid sequence MSETKLKLQIVLIVLSIVWKGLHAVDDSLLFSVTRPPRYFGILQDHRGQPLSVEVSEEYMDQDYIATNRKRHKMNWNKNPMDIEDFDDDDTEEIFDDKDKDVKVPNLQAGPV